A single Henriciella sp. AS95 DNA region contains:
- a CDS encoding NADH:flavin oxidoreductase — protein sequence MSSAAPLFEPFKLKSLDLPNRIVMAPMTRGFSPNGVPTDDVRDYYARRAGADVGLIISEGTLVPRKGASDNPNYPLFHTEPALAGWKKVIDAVHAEGGKMGPQIWHQGLLRKSGTGHYPDAPSDSPSGVTHKGKQIFEEPSESEVADMVAAYAKAAASAKELGFDTVEIHGAHGYLIDEFFWDVMNKREDKYGGTLVDRATFAGEVISEVKKAVGPDIPVILRFSQWKQQDYDAKLAQTPQEFEAFLKVFVDAGVDVLHASQRRFWEAEFPDVDGENGLNTAGWAKKLTGLPTITVGSVGLSGEFIGGMRGEDSKTRPLTDVIERLDKGEFDLVAVGRALLQDPFWAQKVKEGRTDELEGYDAKAMATLY from the coding sequence ATGTCATCAGCCGCACCGCTGTTTGAACCGTTCAAGCTTAAATCGCTGGACCTGCCCAACCGGATCGTCATGGCGCCGATGACGCGGGGCTTCAGCCCGAATGGCGTGCCAACCGATGACGTTCGCGACTATTATGCCCGCCGCGCTGGCGCAGATGTTGGCCTGATCATCTCTGAAGGCACGCTGGTGCCGCGCAAGGGCGCGTCTGACAATCCAAATTACCCCCTCTTCCACACAGAGCCGGCGCTCGCGGGCTGGAAGAAGGTGATTGACGCCGTACACGCTGAAGGCGGCAAGATGGGACCGCAGATCTGGCATCAGGGCCTGCTCCGCAAGAGCGGCACCGGACATTATCCAGATGCGCCCTCCGACAGCCCGTCCGGCGTCACCCACAAGGGTAAGCAGATCTTCGAAGAGCCAAGTGAGTCGGAAGTGGCTGACATGGTCGCCGCCTATGCCAAGGCTGCAGCCAGCGCCAAGGAGCTTGGCTTCGACACCGTCGAAATCCACGGCGCCCACGGCTATCTGATCGATGAGTTCTTCTGGGATGTCATGAACAAGCGCGAAGACAAATATGGCGGCACCCTCGTCGATCGCGCCACCTTCGCTGGCGAAGTGATCTCCGAAGTGAAAAAGGCCGTCGGCCCGGACATTCCGGTCATCCTGCGCTTCTCACAATGGAAACAGCAGGACTATGACGCCAAGCTGGCCCAGACCCCTCAGGAATTCGAAGCCTTCCTGAAAGTCTTCGTCGATGCGGGCGTGGATGTTCTGCACGCCTCCCAGCGCCGCTTCTGGGAAGCCGAATTCCCGGACGTCGATGGCGAGAACGGCCTCAACACCGCTGGCTGGGCAAAAAAGCTGACCGGCCTTCCAACCATCACCGTTGGCTCCGTCGGCTTGTCGGGCGAGTTCATCGGCGGCATGCGCGGTGAAGACTCCAAGACCCGTCCGCTCACCGATGTGATCGAGCGCCTCGACAAGGGCGAGTTTGACCTTGTCGCTGTTGGCCGCGCCCTCCTTCAGGACCCGTTCTGGGCCCAGAAGGTCAAGGAAGGCCGCACTGACGAGCTGGAAGGCTACGACGCCAAGGCCATGGCAACGCTCTACTAG